The Fibrobacter sp. genomic interval GTAGCTTCGATGGCGACCGCCGCGTGTTCCTCGGCGCAAACGAAATGGGTTCTTGGGCCGCTCCGCTCAGCCTCGCCAACAAAGAACTTTCTAACAGCGAATGCGACCGTGGCGACAACATTGCCGCTCTCATGATCCACGCCGGCAAGATTGCTGCGAACAAGACCTTCCGCACCTGCACCCAGCTCGGTCAGGAACAGAGCCTCAAGGTCGCCGCCAAGGCCATCAAGAAGTACCGCGACCTGAAGAACGTCGACAAGGCTTTCGACGAACTCGCCGCCTTCTGGCAGAAGTACCTCGCCACTATCCAGGTGGAAACTCCGGATGCAGCGTTCAACTCCATGGTGAACGTTCACAACCCGCGCCAGTGCCACACCACCAAGAACTGGAGCCGCTACCTGTCCCTGTACCAGCTGGGCTACGGCACCAGCCGCGGTATCGGTTACCGTGACTCCAGCCAGGACCTCATGGGCGTGATGAGCCACATGCCCGAAGAAGCTCTCCAGCTCGCCAAGAACTTGCTCTCCGTGCAGCGTCCGGAAGGTAACGCCATGCACCAGTACGCTCCGCTCGCGCTCGAAGAAGACAACGGCAACGAAGCTAACGCCGGTGACTCCCGCGAAAAGAAGGGCGTCCTCGACGAGAACGGCAATCCGGCCTACGCCGACTGGTACGGCGACGACCATCTGTGGATTGTCCTCACTGTGGCCAACTACCTCAAGGAAACCGGCAAGATGGACCTCCTCAAGGAAGAGATCCCGTTCTACGAAGCCGGCAAGAAGCGCGCCCAGCGTGAAAAGGGCACGGTGCTCGAACACCTCAAGCGCTCCCTCAACTTTACTCGTACTCACCTCGGTAAGCACAACCTCCCGCTCCTCGGCTTCGCCGACTGGAACGACTGCATGAACCTGCCG includes:
- a CDS encoding glycosyl transferase, with the translated sequence SFDGDRRVFLGANEMGSWAAPLSLANKELSNSECDRGDNIAALMIHAGKIAANKTFRTCTQLGQEQSLKVAAKAIKKYRDLKNVDKAFDELAAFWQKYLATIQVETPDAAFNSMVNVHNPRQCHTTKNWSRYLSLYQLGYGTSRGIGYRDSSQDLMGVMSHMPEEALQLAKNLLSVQRPEGNAMHQYAPLALEEDNGNEANAGDSREKKGVLDENGNPAYADWYGDDHLWIVLTVANYLKETGKMDLLKEEIPFYEAGKKRAQREKGTVLEHLKRSLNFTRTHLGKHNLPLLGFADWNDCMNLPLGAESSFNTGLYAKALLEMMDICEALGDTASVEMYKGWYEDVKKAFNDAAWDGKWWVRWFDKQGNAYGTSKAKYGKIYCNSQSWSVISGIATGDRAVQGMDSLNKLLNTANGVKSSTPGYRGFDPNVGGISTYPPGAKENGGIFLHTNPWVMIAETILGRGDMAFQYYSQINPAAKNVKLDEFESEPYCYPQNILGDEHKQFGMGRNAWLSGTSSWTYQAATQFIIGVRASFKGLIVNPCIPSKWAGFKVTRKFRGATYEIEVKNPKHVCKGVVEMIVDGQKIDADVAPIFTKGIHKVVVTLG